A genomic window from Flavobacterium hankyongi includes:
- a CDS encoding GNAT family N-acetyltransferase, with translation MITLKGENIYLRALEPEDLDFVFAVENNEEIWEVSNTQTPYSRFLIHQYLENAHQDIYIAKQLRLAICKNNSFEAIGLIDLFDFDPKNKRAGVGIVIQNQVDRNQGVGKESLSLLIKYSFAQLGLHQLFANIGADNEPSLKLFTTFGFQKIGTKKDWTFNNHKFHDEYMFQLINTTY, from the coding sequence ATGATAACTTTAAAAGGAGAAAATATATATTTAAGAGCGCTTGAACCCGAAGATCTTGACTTTGTTTTTGCTGTAGAAAATAATGAGGAAATTTGGGAAGTGAGTAACACACAAACTCCATATTCAAGATTTTTAATTCATCAGTATTTAGAAAATGCACATCAGGATATTTACATAGCAAAACAATTGCGTTTAGCTATTTGTAAAAATAATTCTTTTGAAGCGATTGGACTTATTGATTTGTTTGATTTTGATCCCAAAAACAAAAGAGCAGGGGTTGGAATAGTTATACAAAATCAAGTTGATAGAAATCAAGGGGTTGGAAAAGAATCTTTGTCTTTGTTAATAAAATACAGTTTTGCACAGTTAGGACTTCATCAGCTTTTTGCAAATATTGGAGCTGATAATGAACCAAGTTTAAAGCTTTTTACTACATTTGGTTTCCAAAAAATTGGCACTAAAAAGGACTGGACTTTCAATAATCATAAATTTCATGATGAGTACATGTTTCAATTGATAAACACAACCTATTAA
- the dapF gene encoding diaminopimelate epimerase → MQFTFYKYQGTGNDFVMVDNRSLTFPKNDTKLIEKLCDRRFGIGADGLILLENDESTDFKMVYYNSDGNESSMCGNGGRCLVAFAKKLNVISDSATFIAVDGLHHATIDENDIVSLQMKDVDEVQQHENHIFLNTGSPHHVELVEDLHIFDVRNEGSKIRYSNLYGQAGSNVNFVTQTDENKFWLRTYERGVEDETLSCGTGATAVAIAMKYMGKTNSSVIQLRVEGGELEVSFVEKNGFFTQVFLKGPAKFVYEGQITL, encoded by the coding sequence ATGCAATTTACATTTTACAAATATCAAGGAACGGGAAATGACTTTGTCATGGTTGATAACCGTTCACTTACTTTTCCCAAAAATGATACCAAACTAATTGAAAAACTTTGTGATCGCCGTTTCGGTATTGGTGCCGATGGTCTTATTTTGTTAGAAAATGACGAATCGACAGATTTTAAAATGGTTTACTATAATTCTGACGGAAACGAAAGTTCTATGTGTGGAAATGGTGGACGATGTTTAGTTGCATTTGCTAAAAAATTGAATGTGATTTCTGATTCTGCAACTTTTATTGCTGTTGACGGTTTGCATCATGCAACTATTGATGAAAATGACATTGTGTCATTGCAAATGAAAGATGTAGATGAAGTGCAACAACACGAAAATCATATTTTCTTGAATACAGGTTCTCCGCATCATGTTGAACTAGTAGAAGATTTACATATTTTTGATGTTCGTAATGAAGGATCAAAAATTAGATATAGTAATTTGTATGGTCAAGCTGGAAGTAATGTTAACTTTGTTACTCAAACCGATGAAAATAAATTTTGGTTGCGTACTTATGAAAGAGGTGTAGAGGATGAAACTCTTTCTTGTGGTACTGGGGCAACAGCTGTAGCGATAGCAATGAAATATATGGGAAAAACAAACAGTTCAGTAATTCAGTTGAGAGTTGAAGGCGGAGAACTGGAAGTCTCATTTGTTGAAAAGAATGGATTTTTTACTCAGGTTTTTTTAAAAGGACCTGCAAAGTTTGTTTACGAAGGACAAATCACTTTATAA